One stretch of Rhinoderma darwinii isolate aRhiDar2 unplaced genomic scaffold, aRhiDar2.hap1 Scaffold_130, whole genome shotgun sequence DNA includes these proteins:
- the LOC142699105 gene encoding uncharacterized protein LOC142699105, producing the protein MKIMNRKHQTFCVDTNQELRNALDTWNLVEEDVLGACVPYFIQEKVAEDLLTYTDVFQKAILSSLLPSQYNAAMCRFFIRVIQYRRDAAHYLKEYIINVLCEHLKVEYMKGQYYSYAMTKKVIVWLSILHLDAVVGELRYNIVYEDFNAAIVDTLTEVTSLCATVIMPHILDMLPVLAQVVKNAPDQLSKETLCYAIRRLCRSIQEYIVKGGSCKVQLMKAISNMKANISTWLPDVHAELQDSTKVALEFFTVPESSENQPTEPVNDELQTLPHAELLEKYREQVAAENKELEDTEKKRIGMNMLVTSLVSGRKITKDFLQFLLNALKNSDPKAKMTAAMFFNEALKHPRLIKQKYQECAIQHLLKIIEEDDNILCSIAMEALGNATTGATRLVESYKNKIIAHMEFRLSKTSSIKIIMAALRALSSIIRRLKLSVLSRQFIKISREHIDYPDGEIQIAAINLLRDLTESCRLPLFGYFTDKVRSCIPTLLLKLHSDNQEIVAASTSSLQSCLSYIKGANIRGFFRTEISPNINDLKSIYSCLAHNHPKLMKTVHPQIPSYLVNSEDKEAVVRHVEFLKDAINHDHVRPGLI; encoded by the coding sequence atgaagatcatgaatagaaaacatcagacattctgtgtggacacaaatcaagagctcagaaatgctttggacacctggaatttggtggaagaagacgtcttaggagcctgtgtcccttatttcatccaggagaaggtggctgaagatctcctcacttatacggatgtgtttcagaaagccattctgagtagcctgttaccatctcaatacaacgccgccatgtgccgcttcttcatcagagtcattcagtacagaagagacgcggcacactacctgaaggaatatataatcaatgtgctatgtgagcacttgaaggtggagtacatgaagggacaatactattcctacgccatgactaagaaggttattgtctggctgagcatcctccatcttgatgcggtggtcggggaactgagatacaacatcgtttatgaggatttcaatgctgccattgtcgacactttgacagaagtgacatctctgtgtgctacagtcatcatgccacacatcttggacatgctgccagtgctggcccaagtggtcaaaaatgctcctgaccaactatctaaggagacgttgtgctatgctataagacgtttatgccgcagcatccaagaatatattgtgaagggtggcagctgcaaagtgcaacttatgaaggccataagcaacatgaaggccaacatttccacctggttgcctgatgtccatgctgagcttcaagactccaccaaagttgccctggaattctttactgtacccgaatcatcggagaaccagccgaccgagccagtcaatgacgagttacagacccttcctcacgccgagctcctagaaaagtacagggagcaagttgcggcagagaataaggaactggaagatacagagaagaagcgtattgggatgaacatgcttgtgacatctctggtatctggcaggaaaataacaaaagatttccttcagtttctgctcaatgccctgaagaattcggacccaaaggccaaaatgacagcagctatgttcttcaatgaggctttgaagcatccaagacttataaagcagaaataccaagagtgcgcaatacaacatctgctgaagatcatagaagaggacgataacatcttgtgcagcatcgccatggaggcactggggaatgccaccaccggagctacaagactggtggagagctacaagaataagatcattgcccacatggagtttagactatcaaaaaccagcagcatcaagatcatcatggcggcactgagggcgctgtcctccattatcagacgcctgaagctttctgtcctcagtagacaattcattaaaatatcccgggagcatatagactatccggatggagaaatccagattgcggccataaacctgttaagggatctgacagagagctgccgccttccgctatttggatattttacagacaaagtcaggagctgtataccaactttactcctgaaattacatagtgacaaccaggagatagtagcagccagtacttcatctctgcagagctgcctctcctacatcaaaggagccaacattcggggatttttccggacggaaatctctccaaacatcaatgacctcaaatccatctacagctgtctggctcataaccacccaaaattgatgaagaccgtGCACCCCCAGatcccaagctatctggtcaactcagaggacaaggaggctgtagtcagacatgttgaatttcttaaagatgccatcaaccatgatcatgtaagacctggacttatatag